The genomic interval TTCGCACCCATGGCCTCGCCGCTGACGGCCTTCCGGCGCACGGTGAAGACCCAGGCGAAAGGCTGGACGACCTACAACATCATGCAGCGCAAGGCGGCTCCGGAGTTTCTCCGCGAGCACTTCTATGTCTCGGGCTGGGTGAGCCAGCCCGCCGCCGGTGCCTCGACCCGCTGGGAGAATACCGACTACCGCAAGGGGCTGGACGGCGTGACCGACGCCCGGATCCTCTTCCTCTCGCCGCACGACAGCCGCGTGGAGGTGACGCTGAACGACACGCTGCGCCGGGAATTCGCCGTGGCGGGCGACGCCTCGGTGCGCCAAATCGCCGTCACGGCCCCGCACATCCATTCGCTGGGCTTCCGGGTCCTCTCCGGGACGGATCGCTTCATCGGCTACGGGGCCATTTTCGAGGGGCGCGGCGTCGTGGTGGACAACTACTCGGTGCGCAGCAACAACGGCCAGGCGATGTTCTGGACCAACCCGTCGGTGAACGCCCGGATCCACTCGTTCGCCCCCTACGACCTGGTGATCCTCCAGTACGGGCTGAACATCATGCAGGCCGGCGTGAAGAGCTACCGCGGCTATGCGTCGCAGATCGAAAAGATGGTGGCCTACGTGCGCCAGTGCTTCCCGGGGGCTGCGGTGCTGGTGCTGGGCGTGAGCGACCGCTCGGTGAAGACCGACGCGGGCTTCGAACCGATGGACGCCATCCCCTACATGCTGGAGAGCCAGCGCGCGGCGGCCCGGAATACGGGCGCGGCGTTCTGGCCCACGAGCGACGCGATGCGGGCCCAGGGCGGCATGGCGGAGTTCGTGCGGAACGGCTGGGCCGGAAAGGACTACACGCACATCAACTACGCCGGCGGGCGCCGCGTGGCATGGGCGCTGTTCGACGCCCTGAATGCCGAAGCGTGCCGGGCCTATGCCGAGCGCCGGGCGGCGGAACTCCGCCGTGCGGAGGCTGCCGAGGTGATGGACTCCCTGCAACGGGCGCGGATCGAGCAGGCCCTGCTCCCGGCCGCCGGACCCGAAACCCATAACCTGCCACGCCCATGACACTCCCCGCCACAGACGGATTCTGGGAAAAACTGCAGGCGCTCCTGACCTACGACGCCACCTCGCCGCTGATCTTCAGCAGCGGGCTTTTCCTGTTTCTGTTTGCGGGATTTCTGCTCATCTACAGTGCATTCCGGCGGGCCCCGATGGCGCGTATTGTCTACGTGGTGCTCTTCTCGCTCTACTTCTACTACAAGTCGAGCGGCATCTACTTCCTGCTGCTGATCTTTGCCGCGGCGAGCGATTTTCTGATTGCCAGGGGCATCCACCATGCCGAACGGCGCCGGACGAAACGGTGGCTCGTGGTGCTGAGCGTGGCGGTGAACCTCGGAATGCTGGGCTACTTCAAGTACACGAACTTCCTGATCGACATCTCGAACCAGCTCTTCGGACAGGGGTTCCTGCAGTTCCAGAACATCTTCCTGCCGGTGGGCATCTCGTTCTTCGTCTTCCAGTCGATGAGCTACACGATCGACGTCTACCGGGGTCAGCTGAAGCCGCTCACCAACTGGCTGGACTACCTCTTCTACCTGTCGTTCTTCCCGCAGCTGGTCGCCGGGCCGATCGTGCGGGCACGGGACTTCATCCCGCAGATCCGCCAGAACCCGATCCGCATCACGCGCGAAATGTTCGGAACGGGGGTCTTCCTGATCCTCACGGGCCTCTTCAAAAAGGCGATCATCTCGGACTATATCTCGCTGAACTTCGTCGACCGCGTCTTCGACGAGCCGCTGCTCTACTCGGGCTTCGAGTGCCTGATGGGCATCTACGGCTACGCGCTGCAGATCTACTGCGACTTCTCGGGCTATTCGGACATGGCCATCGGCATTGCGCTGCTGCTGGGCTTCCGCTTCCCGAAGAACTTCGACGCCCCGTACAAGTCGGCGACGATCACCGAATTCTGGCGGCGCTGGCACATCTCGCTCTCGTCGTGGCTACGCGACTACCTCTACATCTCGCTGGGCGGCAACCGCAAGGGTCGCCTGCGCACCTACTGGAACCTGCTCCTCACGATGCTGCTGGGCGGGCTGTGGCACGGTGCGGCGATACGTTTCATCCTCTGGGGCGGGCTGCACGGCGTGGCGCTGGCGCTGCACAAGCTCTGGATGAGCGTCGTGCCGGGGGCCAAGGCCCTGGGGTCGCAGATGCACTGGTGGAGCCGTGCGGCGGGGATCTTCGTGACCTTCAACCTGGTCTGCTTCGGCTGGCTGATGTTCCGGGCCGAATCGATGCAGACGGTCTCGCTGATGCTGCACCAGATCTTCGAGAACTTCAACGCCGCGATGATCCCGCAGGTCATGGCGGGCTACGCCGGGGTCTTCGCGCTGATCGCCGCGGGTTACGTGCTGCACCTGCTGCCGGGACGAGTCGACGCCGCGGCGCAGCAATTGGTGGTCCGGGCGCCGCTGGTCATGCAGGTGCTAATGGCCGCCGTGATGATCTGGTGCGTCATGCAGATCAAATCGAGCGACATACAGCCCTTCATCTACTTCCAATTTTAAATGACCGATGCAGAACCTTGACCGGCAACTCTTTCTGGCACTGAACTTCGACGGCGGACCGACGTGGGACCGTGTGATGCTCACGCTCTCGGGCACGACGATGTGGATCCCGCTCTACGTGCTGATTCTCTGGCTCGTATGGCGACAGGCCGGATGGCGGGGAATGGTGTGGTTTCTGGTGCTGATGGCGGCGGCCGTGGCGCTGGCCGACATGATCGCGGGAATCTTCAAGCACAACGGCCTGTTAGGGGGCCTGCTGCCCGATTTCGAACCGCGCTGGCGACCGATGTTCACCCCCTCGCTCGAAGGGCTTGACATCGCACCCGACTCGCTGCGCGTGCTGCGGCGCCTCTCCCCCGAGGCATTGGCCGCAGCGGGCTATTCGGGCGACTGGGCGGTGCACGTCCCCGTCGAAGCGGTCAGCGGCCGCTACGGCAGCGTCTCGGCACACGCTGCTACGATCGTGACGCTGGCGCTCTTTGCGGCCCGGGTAATCCGCCGGCGGTGGTTTTCGATACTGGTTACGCTCTGTGCCCTCATGATCTGCTACTCGCGCATCTATCTCGGCAAGCACTTCCCGATGGACCTCGTCTGGGGCGCGCTGGTCGGCGCGACCCTGGGGTGGGCGGTCTGCATCGCCTACCGCCGCCTGACCAAAGGAAAACAGGCGGACAAGTAACCGTGCCGCCTCGGCCGGAACAGGCGGACGATCCCAAAGCATACGAAGAGAGGGAGCGCTATTGTGCGCTCCCTCTCTTTTTGACCGGCCCTCCGGTGAGGATCAGAATCCCCAGTCGGCAGGGTTGCACTGCTGCTTGACCTCTTCGGGCACGTCGGGGAAGAAGGTGAAGCCGGTCTGCTGCTCGATCTCGGAGACTGGAACGGCAATCTCCCGCAAAACGGTCCGGGCGCTCGAAGCATCGAGTTGAGTGAAGGTATTCAACCAGAATCCGACACACTGCAACTCGTCGGCCGAACACTCCTGGATGGGTTTGCCGGTATTTCCGCTGCGGGTGCGCAGCAGCACTTTGTACTGATGGGTGGGCATCACGCAGAGTTTCTGGTTCGGATCGGGAGTCGGCTGGTCGTAGTTCGATGAATCGTAATCGGTCCAGTCGTCGTGCTGATAGTAGCATCCGGCCACCACGAAGAGTGTATCGGCCACGATGTTCATATTGGTCGAGTTGTCATCGGCCGTGATGTCGTTATTCCGGTTACCGGTTCCCGAGATCAACGCTTCGATGTAGCCCCAAACCTCGCCAAAGGTACTGCCCGAAGTGTTGGGCTGCGGAGCGACGTTGGTCGGATAGAAGGTCTGTCGGTTGATCTCCGTATCGGGACCGCCCCGTTCGCGCGACATGCAGAGGTGGCCCTTGGTCCAACTGCCGGAAAGTCCCAGGCTGGACAGGGTGTTCGTTGACCAATATTGGTAGGGATCGCTGCCGTTCGGGCCGTCGGACTGATAGATCTTCGACTGATAGCTTGCATCGAGCGCCGGATCGGGAGCCCACGGATCGGGCGAAGTACGATCGAAACCACCCTCGCCGTAGACCGCATGCATCGGATAGGCGACCCAAATGGGGTTGTGGCGGCGCGTATCGTAGCAGTAGGAGTAGTTGCGGACCACCTTGTTGCTGCGGACCGAGCGGGTCCAGTGGGTATAGAAGGCGTAATCGCCCGAGATCGTCGCCCGGTCGGAAGTGGGAGCCACCCAGTTTCTGGGCAGCTCGGCCCAGCGGTACTCCTTGCCGGACGCACCGAAGTCGATCTGCTGACCGCCGCCTCCGGCCGTCAGGACAATATCGTCGAAATTCAGCCCGTACTGGCGGTCCACACCCGTCGGAACCAGCCGGATGCTGAGTTGCGAGGCGGGCTCCGCAAGGGTAAAGCCCACCGAGGTTTTTGCCCAGGTATTATAGACCGATGCTCCGGTATAGACGAGCGGCTTCCAGACCGTCCCGTCGGCACTGACTTCCAGAGTCATGTCTCCGGCCGGGAAGATCGTTCCGAAAGAGAGCGTATAATCGGTCTGCCCGGCGGGAAGCGTAATATGCCGAATCTCGAAATAATCCGTCTCAGGATTCTCATACATACGGGCATAACTGCCGCCCGAAGCTCCGGCATACTTCCCGGCGCTTCCATAAGGGCTCGCAATCTGCACGTTGTAAAGGGAGTAGGAAACAGTCGACGCACCCGTACCGGTTTGGGTCTTCCACGCTTCATTCTGATTGGCCCAGACCCAGTCGGAGCGCTCCGGACCAAAATCGAGGCTGAAGAGCGTCTCGCCGGAACTTTCGGCACTCCGCAAGATCGTCACCGTGGCTTTTTTAACGGTCGAGCCCTCTCCGGCCGTAACGGTCAGCGTCGAGGTTCCGACCGGAGCCGCCGTGACGGTGATCGTCCCGTTGCCGCTCCCGGCCGCAGGGCTGAAGGCCAGGCCCGGATCGGATGCCGTCACCGTCCACGACGCATTCGAAGTCACGGTGATCCGGTTGGTCCCCGCGGCATCGAAAGTCAGCGTTTGGGGCGCGACCGAAAGGGTCGCCGCATCCGGTTCGGCAGCGGGCCGCGTCACCGTGGCATAGGTCGGGACGGACTTTCCCGAAACGGGTTTCACACCGAACTGGAGGGTCTCTCCCTCAGGCATCTCGGTCACGCAGAAGGAGCCGTTGCCCGATCCGGTCGCCGGGGAGACGGAAACGCCCGCAACGTCCGGGGTCCAGTAGACCTGCCACGCCGTGTTGGCCATGACCTGAACCGTATTCTTCGCAGGGTCCGATTCATCGAAAGTAAACGTCACGGGCTGAACGGCCGCATAGAGGTCGTCGTCCGCAGAGTCGTCACCACACGCCGTGAAGAGCGACAATACGGCAGCCGGAACTCCCAAAAACAACATTGGGAACCTCCGGATGCCGGACAGAAAACGCAGAGAGAGAATTTGTTTCATAACACGAATTTAGTTAGATGAGAGGGTTAAATATAAAAACATTTTGTGAATAAACAAAATCGTCCAAGAATTGAAACGCCTGCCGGGTTGCGATTTTGCGTGTTTTTCACTATTTTTGCGGGGATATACCACGAAACATCAAAAACTGACGACATGGCAATCGAACTCAGCGAACAGGAACAGCTTCGCAGACAGTCGCTCAAGGCCTTGCGCGACCTGGGCATCGAACCCTACCCCGCCGCCCGCTACGAGGTGACGGCCACGGCGCGCGAGATCGCCGAGGGTTACGACGACAACGCGAAGAACTTCCAGGAGGTCCGCATCGCGGGCCGCATCATGTCGCGCCGCATCATGGGCAGCGCCTCGTTCTTCGAGCTGCAGGACCACACGGGCCGCATCCAGGTCTACATCCGCCGCGACGACATCTGCCCCGAAGGGGACCCGACGCTCTACAATACGGTCTTCAAGAAACTCCTCGACATCGGCGACTTCATCGGGGTCGAAGGGTTTGCATTCCGCACCAACACCGGCGAACTCTCCGTACACTGCAAGCACTTCACCGTGCTGTCCAAGTCGATCCGCCCGCTACCCGTCGTCAAGGAGAAGGACGGCAAGACCTTCGACGCCTTCACCGACCCGGAGGTGCGCTACCGCCAGCGCTATCTCGACCTGATCGTCAACCCGCAGGTCAAGGAGACCTTCGTCAAGCGCGCGAAGATCATCTCGACGATGCGCGAGTTCTTCAACTCGAAGGGCTATGTCGAGGTCGAGACGCCGATCCTGCAGCCCATTCCGGGCGGAGCCTCGGCGCGTCCCTTCATCACGCACCACAACTCGCTCGACATCGACCTCTACCTGCGCATCGCCACGGAGCTCTACCTCAAAAAGCTGATCGTCGGCGGATTCGACGGTGTCTACGAGCTGGGCAAGAACTTCCGCAACGAGGGCATGGACCGCACGCACAACCCCGAGTTCACCTGCATGGAGATCTACGTCGCCTACAAGGACTACCGCTGGATGATGGAGTTCACCGAGCAGTTGCTCGAACGGATCTCGATGGCCGTGAACGGCACCACGGAGCTGACGATCGACGGACGGCAGATCTCGTTCAAGGCGCCGTTCCGCCGCCTGACGATGACCGACGCCATCCGCGAGAAGACCGGCTACGACATCACGGGCCAGACGGAAGAGCAGCTGCGCGAAGCCTGCAAACGGCTCAACGTCGAGATCGACGACACGATGGGCAAGGGCAAGCTCATCGACGCCATCTTCGGTCAATACTGCGAGGAGGAGCTCATCCAGCCGACATTCGTCTGCGACTACCCGATCGAGATGTCGCCGCTGTGCAAGCGCCACCGCGACAACAAGGAGCTCACGGAGCGTTTCGAGCTCTTCGTCAACGGCAAGGAGCTCTGCAACGCCTACTCGGAGCTCAACGACCCGATCGACCAGCTGGAGCGCTTCCAGGAGCAGCTGCGCCTCTCGGAGAAGGGCGACGACGAGGCGATGTTCATCGACATGGACTTCGTCCGCGCACTGGAATACGGCATGCCGACCTGCTCGGGCATGGGCATGGGCATCGACCGTCTGACGATGTTCATGACGGGTCAGAGCTCGATTCAGGACGTGCTCTTCTTCCCGCAGATGCGCCCCGAGAAGAAGCCCGTGAACGATCCCGTCGAGGCCTACACCGCCATCGGGGTTCCCGAGGAGTGGGTTCCGGTGATCCAGAAGATGGGCTACCTGACGGTCGACTCGCTGCGCAAGCTCGCCCCGGGCAAGTTCTTCAACGACCTCTGCGGCTTCAACAAGAAGAACAAACTCGGCCTGAAGGCCCCCTCGATGGAGGAGGTCAAGGCGTGGTGCACGAAGGAATAGGATCCCGGAGCGATGAAAGGCAGCGAAAACACACCGGTCCGCCAGCAGCCCATCGGGCTCATGCCCGGGAGCCTCGCGGCCTTCGCCCTGTGCGGACTGACGATGAGCGGACTGCTGCCCGGCATCATCTGGAAACTGGTCTCCATCCTCCTCTGCGGAATGATCTGGTGGCAGGCCTCGCTCAACGTGATGGCCAAAATGGCCCGCCGCCAACGGATCATCTACCTGGCGCTGTGTTGTGCCGGAGTGCTCCTCATGCCGCTCGTCGGGGCCGAAGAGCTGGCACGCCTGGAGCACTTCGCACTGAAATTCACCGGAGTTTTCCTCTGGGCACTGATTATTGCAATTATCTACAACATTATTTATAAAAACAAACCGAAAATGAGAAAGAAAATCGTTGCCGGCAATTGGAAGATGAATACGCTTCCCGCCGAAGGAGTCGAACTGGCAAAAGGCGTCGTTGCAGGACGCGGCGAGGTATGCTCGTGCGTGAACTTCATCGTCTGCCCGCCGTTCACCCACCTTGCGATGGTTGCCGAGGCCCTGAAGGGCTCGGACGTCGAACTCGGAGCCCAGAACTGCGCCGCCGAGGCCAAGGGTGCCTACACGGGTGAGGTCGCCGCACAGATGATCGCCGCCCTGGGTTGCAAGTACGTGATCCTCGGACACTCGGAGCGCCGCCAGTACTACGGCGAGACGTCGGAGACGCTCAACAAGAAGATGGCCCAGGCCTATGCCAACAACCTGACGCCGATCTACTGCGTGGGCGAAAACCTCGATGAGCGCGAGGCCGGCAAGCACTTCGACGTGGTGAAGGCCCAGATCGAAGAGGTCGTCTACAACCTCTCGGAGGAGCAGTTCAGGAATCTCGTGATCGCCTACGAACCCGTCTGGGCCATCGGTACGGGCAAGACCGCCACGGCCGACCAGGCTCAGGAGATCCACGCCTACATCCGCAAGGTGCTGGCCGACAAGTTCGGAGCCGCCGCTGCCGAGTGCCCGATCCTCTACGGAGGTTCGTGCAAGCCCTCGAACGCTGCCGAAATCTTCGCCAAGGAGGATGTCGACGGCGGTCTGATCGGCGGTGCCGCCCTGAAGGCCGAGGATTTCCTCGCTATCGGCAAGGGATTTCAGAAATAGGAATCTCCGTCAAGCAAGTCCCGGAGCGGTAGAGAGCCGCACCGGAATTTCGAAAAAAGCGGGCCCGAACGGTTCGGGCCCGCTTTTTCATGCGAATGCGGAACCGGACGGGCACTCCGGAACCCCCGACGCCCCGGATTTTCGGCCGTTCGGCTCAAAGCAGGGAAATCCGAGGAAATTCAGGAGACGAAAACTGGATGTGGAAGCAAAAATTTTTGCTATCTTTACAGAAGATACCGGAAACCAACAACCATACCCATGAGCAAACTGATCATCCACGATTTCGACGATTTCGCCCGCTACACGGGCCAGGAACTGGGCGTATCGGACTACCTGAAGATCACCCAGGAGCAGATCAACCTCTTTGCGGACGCCACGCTCGACCACCAGTGGATCCACGTGGATCCCGAACGGGCCCGGACCGAAAGCCCCTACAAGACAACCATCGCCCACGGCTATCTGACCCTCTCGCTGCTGCCCTACCTCTGGGGGCAGGTCGTAGAGGTCGAGAACGTGAAGATGCTGGTCAATTACGGCATCGAAAAACTGCGTTTCAACCAGGCGGTTACGGTCGGCAGCGAAGTGCGCCTGCGGGCCACGCTCCTCTCGCTGACCAACCTGCGCGGCATCGCCAAGGCCGAAATCAAGGTCGCCTTGGAGATCCGCGACTGCCCCAAGACGGCCATGGATGCCACGGTAGTTTTCCTCTACCACTTCAAGTAACGCCCGGAACCGCCTCCCGGCAACGGACAAAAAGCCGGGCCCGTCTTGAAACGGGTCCGGCTTTTTCATCCCCGTTCGGTATCGGGGCGCAGTCGCACGGGATCAGTCGTCAATATCGATCACCCGGAAATCCTTGTCGAATTCGATTTCGATGCCGTTCGAAAGCTCGATCTCCCAGGTATAGGAGTTGCGTTCGATCTTCTTGATGAATTGGTTCGGGAAGCTGCTCTTGGCTACGTAAGCGCTGATCTGCGTCGGGACGATCGAGGCCGGAACGGCCGCATACTTGCGTACCACGGAGGACCACTCGCCATTCGAACGGAACTCGACCTCGGTGCGGTCGGTATAGGTCACCTCATACTCCGAGCCGACCAGTTTGGGGTCCTCGACGGCATAGGCGAGGGTCAGATCGGCAAAATGGGTCTTCAGAAAGGTCTGGGCCGGAGCGGGCAGCTGTTCGAGCGTAATCGGGCGGTCGTTGTCAGCCAGCGAAACGGTAATTCCGGCAAAGAGAAGAGCGACGGTAACAAAAATCTTTTTCATAATCGTAATTTTTAATTGTTAAACGTTTTCGGTTTTATTTTACGATACAAAGATCGGGGGCAATTCTGAACGGAATCTAAAATTGCACCCTCCCGCGCGTTTTTTTCGCAAAAAGTTCTCGAGATTCCGGCTTCCGGACCCCATTTCCCGGATTTCGGTCCTTTCGACGCATTGTTACGGTTCCGATCGCAGGGCTTCAATCCGCTCCACGGAGAGCGTCGGATCCCAGCGGCACGGAATCCCATATACCGCCTCCACCATCCGGAGATACGTCTCGATCGGCTCCAACTCCATTGCATTTCGCAGCGAATCGACCGCCGGCGGTGTCTGTTGCGAAAGTCGGATGACCTCGGCGCGAACCGCCTGATCACGATCATGAACCACACGCAGCAGCGAATCCAGGTTCCGGGCCGGAAGATGGAGGCTCCAACCGAGGAGTCCCGTCCACAAAAGCAACATGCATTTCATCATCAGCAGCATTTAAGGTTAGTCATTCGAACGAAAAACCCCCGAAAGGAGGTCTGTCTGAGCATACCTTCTTCGGGGATTTCGGGGCACAGGTCGGAGTGGGAGACCTTGGACTCCCCCCCCCTCCACCTATGTGGAATTACATCTTCTTACCCACGTTGGTCTTCTTGGCAGCCTTCGGAGCGGCAGCCTTGGCGGCCGTAGCCTTCGGGGACTTCGGAGCCGCAGTCTTCTTGGCCGGAGCCTTCTTGGCCTCGCCCTCGACTACCGTAGCATCCTCGACAGCGTCGGTCTTCTTCGCAGCGCTCTTGCGCGAACGGCGCGTCTTGGGTTTCGCCTCAGCGGCGGCTGTCGGCGTGATACCGAGCGTGTAGGCCTCGTTGAAGTCCACGAACTCGATGATGCACATGTCGGCGGCATCGCCCAGCCGGAAGCCGGTCTTCAGGATACGGGTATAACCGCCCGGACGCTCGGCAATCTTCGGGGCGATCGTGCGGAACAGCTCCGTCACGGCCTCCTTCTGCTTCAGGTACGAGAATACGACGCGGCGCGAGTGGGTCGTGTCCTCCTTCGACTTGGTCACCAGAGGCTCCACGAACTGCCGAACGGCCTTTGCCTTCGCAACGGTGGTTTCGATGCGTTTGTGCAGAATCAGCGACGAAGCCATGTTCGAAAGCATCGCCTTGCGGTGTCCTGCCTGACGGCCGAGGTGGTTGAAATTCTTATTGTGTCTCATTTAATTAATCTTTGTCAAGTTTGTAGATTGATACGTCCATTCCGAACTTCAGGTTCAGAGAGGCCAGCAGCTCGTCGAGCTCCGTAAGCGACTTCTTGCCGAAGTTGCGGAACTTCAGCAGGTCGTTGCGGTTCAACTTCACCAGATCGCCCACCGTGTCGACATCGGCAGCCTTCAGGCAGTTCAGGGCGCGGACGCTCAGATCCTGATCCGAAAGCTTCGTCTTCAGCAGTTGGCGCATGTGAAGCACATCCTCGTCGAACTCTTCAGCACCGCTCGTGTCCTCCATGTTGACGGTGATCTTCTCGTCGGAGAAGAGCATGAAGTGCTGGATGAGAATCTTCGCGGCCTCCTTGAGCGCCTCTTTGGGGTGAATCGACCCGTCGGTAGTAATTTCCAAATTCAGCTTCTCGTAGTCGGTCTTCTGCTCGACGCGGTAGTTCTCGATCGAGTACTTCACGTTCTTGATCGGCGTGAAGATCGAGTCGATCGGGAGCGTCCCGAACTCGCAGTCGGCGGGCGTGTTCTCCTCGGCGGGGACATAACCCCGGCCCTTGCCGATCGTAAGCGTCATCTGCATCTTCGTCCCCGGGGCCAGGTGGCAGATCACCAGATCCGGATTGAGGACCTTGAAGAACGACAGGTAATTCGAGATATATCCGGCAGTCAGCTCCGTCACACCCGCAACGTTAATGGACACTTTTTCGGCATCCTGGTTGTCGACTGTGCGGATAAAGCGAACCTGTTTGAGATTGAGGATGATGTTCAACATGTCCTCCATCACACCGGGGATAGCGGCGAACTCGTGGTCGACACCGGCTACCTTGACAGTCGTGATCGCATAGCCTTCGAGCGAGGAGAGCAGGATACGACGCAAAGCGTTACCGACAGTCATCCCGAATCCGGGCTCCAGCGGTCGGAATTCGAACTTCCCGAACGACGAAGTGGATTCGAGCATGATAACCTTCTCAGGTTTCTGGAATGCTAATATTGCCATAATGCGTGAATTGTTTGATTACTACTTCGAGTACAACTCGACGATAAGCTGCTCCTTGATGTTTTCCGGAATCTCCTCACGCTCGGGACGCTGGAGGAATTTGCCGCTCATCGTGGCGTTGTCCCACTCCAGCCAGGCGTAGCGGCTCTTCGACGAACCGGCCAGGGAGGTCGTAATCACTTCGAGGCTCTTCGACTTCTCGCGAACCGACACGATGTCACCCGCACGCAGCGAGTACGACGGAATGTTGACGACCTTTCCGTTGACACAGATGTGGCAGTGCGAAACA from uncultured Alistipes sp. carries:
- the tpiA gene encoding triose-phosphate isomerase; translation: MRKKIVAGNWKMNTLPAEGVELAKGVVAGRGEVCSCVNFIVCPPFTHLAMVAEALKGSDVELGAQNCAAEAKGAYTGEVAAQMIAALGCKYVILGHSERRQYYGETSETLNKKMAQAYANNLTPIYCVGENLDEREAGKHFDVVKAQIEEVVYNLSEEQFRNLVIAYEPVWAIGTGKTATADQAQEIHAYIRKVLADKFGAAAAECPILYGGSCKPSNAAEIFAKEDVDGGLIGGAALKAEDFLAIGKGFQK
- the lysS gene encoding lysine--tRNA ligase; protein product: MAIELSEQEQLRRQSLKALRDLGIEPYPAARYEVTATAREIAEGYDDNAKNFQEVRIAGRIMSRRIMGSASFFELQDHTGRIQVYIRRDDICPEGDPTLYNTVFKKLLDIGDFIGVEGFAFRTNTGELSVHCKHFTVLSKSIRPLPVVKEKDGKTFDAFTDPEVRYRQRYLDLIVNPQVKETFVKRAKIISTMREFFNSKGYVEVETPILQPIPGGASARPFITHHNSLDIDLYLRIATELYLKKLIVGGFDGVYELGKNFRNEGMDRTHNPEFTCMEIYVAYKDYRWMMEFTEQLLERISMAVNGTTELTIDGRQISFKAPFRRLTMTDAIREKTGYDITGQTEEQLREACKRLNVEIDDTMGKGKLIDAIFGQYCEEELIQPTFVCDYPIEMSPLCKRHRDNKELTERFELFVNGKELCNAYSELNDPIDQLERFQEQLRLSEKGDDEAMFIDMDFVRALEYGMPTCSGMGMGIDRLTMFMTGQSSIQDVLFFPQMRPEKKPVNDPVEAYTAIGVPEEWVPVIQKMGYLTVDSLRKLAPGKFFNDLCGFNKKNKLGLKAPSMEEVKAWCTKE
- a CDS encoding MBOAT family protein gives rise to the protein MTLPATDGFWEKLQALLTYDATSPLIFSSGLFLFLFAGFLLIYSAFRRAPMARIVYVVLFSLYFYYKSSGIYFLLLIFAAASDFLIARGIHHAERRRTKRWLVVLSVAVNLGMLGYFKYTNFLIDISNQLFGQGFLQFQNIFLPVGISFFVFQSMSYTIDVYRGQLKPLTNWLDYLFYLSFFPQLVAGPIVRARDFIPQIRQNPIRITREMFGTGVFLILTGLFKKAIISDYISLNFVDRVFDEPLLYSGFECLMGIYGYALQIYCDFSGYSDMAIGIALLLGFRFPKNFDAPYKSATITEFWRRWHISLSSWLRDYLYISLGGNRKGRLRTYWNLLLTMLLGGLWHGAAIRFILWGGLHGVALALHKLWMSVVPGAKALGSQMHWWSRAAGIFVTFNLVCFGWLMFRAESMQTVSLMLHQIFENFNAAMIPQVMAGYAGVFALIAAGYVLHLLPGRVDAAAQQLVVRAPLVMQVLMAAVMIWCVMQIKSSDIQPFIYFQF
- the rplQ gene encoding 50S ribosomal protein L17: MRHNKNFNHLGRQAGHRKAMLSNMASSLILHKRIETTVAKAKAVRQFVEPLVTKSKEDTTHSRRVVFSYLKQKEAVTELFRTIAPKIAERPGGYTRILKTGFRLGDAADMCIIEFVDFNEAYTLGITPTAAAEAKPKTRRSRKSAAKKTDAVEDATVVEGEAKKAPAKKTAAPKSPKATAAKAAAPKAAKKTNVGKKM
- a CDS encoding DNA/RNA non-specific endonuclease, which translates into the protein MKQILSLRFLSGIRRFPMLFLGVPAAVLSLFTACGDDSADDDLYAAVQPVTFTFDESDPAKNTVQVMANTAWQVYWTPDVAGVSVSPATGSGNGSFCVTEMPEGETLQFGVKPVSGKSVPTYATVTRPAAEPDAATLSVAPQTLTFDAAGTNRITVTSNASWTVTASDPGLAFSPAAGSGNGTITVTAAPVGTSTLTVTAGEGSTVKKATVTILRSAESSGETLFSLDFGPERSDWVWANQNEAWKTQTGTGASTVSYSLYNVQIASPYGSAGKYAGASGGSYARMYENPETDYFEIRHITLPAGQTDYTLSFGTIFPAGDMTLEVSADGTVWKPLVYTGASVYNTWAKTSVGFTLAEPASQLSIRLVPTGVDRQYGLNFDDIVLTAGGGGQQIDFGASGKEYRWAELPRNWVAPTSDRATISGDYAFYTHWTRSVRSNKVVRNYSYCYDTRRHNPIWVAYPMHAVYGEGGFDRTSPDPWAPDPALDASYQSKIYQSDGPNGSDPYQYWSTNTLSSLGLSGSWTKGHLCMSRERGGPDTEINRQTFYPTNVAPQPNTSGSTFGEVWGYIEALISGTGNRNNDITADDNSTNMNIVADTLFVVAGCYYQHDDWTDYDSSNYDQPTPDPNQKLCVMPTHQYKVLLRTRSGNTGKPIQECSADELQCVGFWLNTFTQLDASSARTVLREIAVPVSEIEQQTGFTFFPDVPEEVKQQCNPADWGF
- a CDS encoding phosphatase PAP2 family protein, with product MQNLDRQLFLALNFDGGPTWDRVMLTLSGTTMWIPLYVLILWLVWRQAGWRGMVWFLVLMAAAVALADMIAGIFKHNGLLGGLLPDFEPRWRPMFTPSLEGLDIAPDSLRVLRRLSPEALAAAGYSGDWAVHVPVEAVSGRYGSVSAHAATIVTLALFAARVIRRRWFSILVTLCALMICYSRIYLGKHFPMDLVWGALVGATLGWAVCIAYRRLTKGKQADK
- a CDS encoding DNA-directed RNA polymerase subunit alpha — protein: MAILAFQKPEKVIMLESTSSFGKFEFRPLEPGFGMTVGNALRRILLSSLEGYAITTVKVAGVDHEFAAIPGVMEDMLNIILNLKQVRFIRTVDNQDAEKVSINVAGVTELTAGYISNYLSFFKVLNPDLVICHLAPGTKMQMTLTIGKGRGYVPAEENTPADCEFGTLPIDSIFTPIKNVKYSIENYRVEQKTDYEKLNLEITTDGSIHPKEALKEAAKILIQHFMLFSDEKITVNMEDTSGAEEFDEDVLHMRQLLKTKLSDQDLSVRALNCLKAADVDTVGDLVKLNRNDLLKFRNFGKKSLTELDELLASLNLKFGMDVSIYKLDKD
- a CDS encoding PepSY-like domain-containing protein, producing MKKIFVTVALLFAGITVSLADNDRPITLEQLPAPAQTFLKTHFADLTLAYAVEDPKLVGSEYEVTYTDRTEVEFRSNGEWSSVVRKYAAVPASIVPTQISAYVAKSSFPNQFIKKIERNSYTWEIELSNGIEIEFDKDFRVIDIDD
- a CDS encoding MaoC family dehydratase, whose protein sequence is MSKLIIHDFDDFARYTGQELGVSDYLKITQEQINLFADATLDHQWIHVDPERARTESPYKTTIAHGYLTLSLLPYLWGQVVEVENVKMLVNYGIEKLRFNQAVTVGSEVRLRATLLSLTNLRGIAKAEIKVALEIRDCPKTAMDATVVFLYHFK